In Podospora pseudopauciseta strain CBS 411.78 chromosome 3, whole genome shotgun sequence, one genomic interval encodes:
- a CDS encoding hypothetical protein (EggNog:ENOG503P44W; COG:S), producing the protein MTGWEGAFPSPSSTEPPVSCLKSCKTANSTQTTKTHKIIPTFSLKTTAAGILRFCDHRDNQNTYLLRLLSPNSPKTSFPLTSLTDLFSLTLTQPHHTYLLSFLTTLSSPQIKTATMPPRRSTRATTKAASQSKLNFSNKITKPLPARPNQKDKAVKLEEVITRTATPSPPPSSEPAPEQELSPAEVNAAKVSQAAINRYWKGIEDSRLAKEVHKKHGTGLGTGEKVLRYFDVSSQFGPCVGITRLERWQRAERLGLNPPIEVLAVIVKEGRGEEKAHLDQLLSSTAIGERE; encoded by the exons ATGACTGGCTGGGAAGGCGCCTTCcccagcccctcctccacagagCCTCCCGTCTCCTGCCTCAAGAGCTGCAAAACAGCCAATTCAACACAAACGACGAAAACGCACAAAATTATTCCGACTTTTTCGCTCAAGACCACAGCCGCTGGTATTTTGCGATTTTGCGACCATCGTGATAACCAGAATACATATCTGTTGCGCCTACTATCGCCAAATTCACCCAAGACATCCTTCCCGCTGACGTCACTCACCGACCTCTTCTCACTCACCTTGAcccaaccacaccacacctATCTTCTCAGCTTTCTCACGACTCTCTCATCACCCCAAATAAAAACAGCAACCATGCCACCCCGCCGCTCCACCCGAGCGACAACCAAGGCCGCCAGCCAATCCAAGCTGAACTTCTCCAACAAAATCACCAAACCGCTCCCCGCCCGCCCCAATCAAAAAGACAAGGCTGTCAAGCTTGAGGAAGTCATCACAAGAACagccaccccctcccctcccccctcctccgagCCAGCTCCTGAACAAGAACTTTCGCCGGCGGAGGTTAACGCGGCAAAGGTTTCGCAGGCGGCGATTAATCGTTACTGGAAGGGGATTGAAGACTCGAGGCTGGCGAAGGAAGTTCACAAGAAGCATGGGACTGGGTTggggacgggggagaaggttTTGAGGTATTTTGACGTTAGCAGTCAGTTTGGG CCATGTGTGGGGATTACACGACTCGAGAGGTGgcagagggcggagaggcTGGGGCTCAACCCGCCGATTGAGGTGCTGGCGGTGATTGTCaaagaagggaggggggaggagaaggcgcaTTTGGATCAGTTGTTGAGTAGTACTGCgattggggagagggagtaa
- a CDS encoding hypothetical protein (EggNog:ENOG503NTVS; COG:H) → MSDSEPDLELLELLRQHIAGKPQVAAEPDTGVLESAEYVYNNSIDVALDMRSCKNAARAIYSQMQTKSYSPATWAAHELHPHPSKGDKPEDVVAFIFTMDLLNFCFWSERGEEERFSIEYKGRRWTGYWSLVAALQRALEEGIPITDPHFWQNEEELTLSTLKHVFRSATSEEMPLLAARLSCLREAGQILYEKFSCHPLHLVTSSNNSAARLVNTLASNFSCFNDTHSPPSFPRKKPIRLLKRAQILVADLWACFEGQGPYGKFYDIDKITMFADYRIPQMLNQLGCIQYSPPLETAVQLKRDIPSGSNWEIQLRACSIWCVELIRREILRENPGARVNAILIDFFLYDTIKEMENEGRERAPHHRTRSIWY, encoded by the exons ATGTCAGACTCCGAACCAGATCTTGAactcctcgagctcctccgccaacaCATCGCCGGTAAACCACAAGTCGCCGCTGAGCCTGACACGGGCGTCCTCGAATCAGCCGAATATGTCTACAACAACTCCATCGACGTAGCCCTCGACATGCGGTCATGCAAAAACGCCGCCAGAGCCATCTACTCTCAGATGCAAACAAAGTCTTACTCACCGGCCACCTGGGCGGCACACGAgcttcaccctcacccatCAAAGGGTGACAAGCCAGAGGATGTGGTGGCCTTTATCTTCACCATGGATCTTTTGAacttttgtttttggagtGAGaggggtgaagaagagaggtTTTCCATCGAGTAcaaggggaggagatggacaGGGTATTGGAGTTTGGTGGCTGCTTTACAgagggcgttggaggagg GCATCCCCATAACAGACCCTCACTTCTGGCAAAACGAAGAAGAactcaccctctccaccctcaaACACGTCTTCCGCTCCGCCACCTCGGAAGAAATgcccctcctcgccgcccgtCTCTCCTGTCTCCGTGAAGCCGGCCAGATCCTCTACGAGAAATTCTCctgccaccccctccacctcgtaacctcctccaacaactccgCCGCTCGCCTAgtcaacaccctcgcctccaACTTTTCCTGCTTCAACGacacccactcccccccttccttccctcgCAAGAAAcccatccgcctcctcaaacgcGCCCAGATCCTCGTCGCCGATCTCTGGGCTTGCTTCGAGGGCCAAGGCCCCTACGGCAAATTTTACGACATTGACAAGATAACCATGTTTGCCGACTACCGCATCCCGCAGATGCTCAACCAGCTCGGCTGCATCCAATACAGCCCACCCCTCGAAACCGCCGTGCAGCTCAAACGTGACATCCCCTCGGGTAGCAACTGGGAGATCCAGCTCCGGGCGTGCAGTATCTGGTGTGTGGAGTTGATACGGAGGGAGATATTGAGAGAAAATCCAGGGGCGAGGGTGAATGCGATTTTGATTGATTTCTTCCTCTATGATACCatcaaggagatggagaacgaggggagggagagggcgccGCATCATCGGACGAGGAGTATCTGGTATTAA